Proteins encoded together in one Accipiter gentilis chromosome 16, bAccGen1.1, whole genome shotgun sequence window:
- the MCRS1 gene encoding LOW QUALITY PROTEIN: microspherule protein 1 (The sequence of the model RefSeq protein was modified relative to this genomic sequence to represent the inferred CDS: inserted 1 base in 1 codon): MCGPALSQNGGALSQDGAAPQGPGGTFKMAAHFPTSPPLMXMSSRFPVGTRKRRRSWRRSGGRRRGAAGASAPGDDVLLSGLMASGATSRSEDEESLAGQKRGSAQASGAIPKRRSSSRFIKRKKFDDELVESSLAKSSSRAKGAGGVEPGRCSGSEPSSSEKKKVSKSVSTPIAPSPVPTPGLAKRMKKSKQPLQVTKDLGRWKPADDLLLINAVLQTNDLTSVHLGVKFSCRFNLREIQERWYALLYDPIISKLACQAMRQLHPEAIAAIQSKVLFSKAEEQLLNKVGSTSQPTLDTFQELLHKHPDVFYPSRTAKALQLHWQLMKQYYLLDDQTVQPLPKGDQVLNFSDAEDMLDDSKLKDVRDEVLEHELTVADRRQKREIRQLEQELHKWQVLVDSITGMSSPDFDSQTLAVLRGRMVRYLMRSREITLGRATKDNQIDVDLALEGPAWKISRKQGVIKLKNNGDFFIANEGRRPIYIDGRPVLGGNKWKLNNNSVVEIASLRFVFLINQDLIALIKAEAAKLAQQ, translated from the exons ATGTGCGGCCCTGCCCTTAGCCAAAATGGTGGCGCCCTGAGCCAAGATGGCGCCGCGCCGCAGGGGCCGGGCGGAACCTTTAAAATGGCGGCGCACTTCCCGACTTCACCTCCCCTGA TGATGTCAAGCCGTTTTCCGGTGGGTACCCGGAAGCGGCGCCGTTCATGGAGGCGCTCGGGCGGACGCCGTCGCGGAGCGGCCGGAGCCTCCGCTCCCGGGGATG ACGTGCTGCTCTCCGGACTGATGGCGTCGGGCGCGACGAGCCGCTCCGAGGACGAGGAGTCGCTGGCGGGGCAGAAGCGGGGTTCGGCCCAAGCCTCAGGTGCCATCCCCAAGCGCCGCAGCTCCTCGCG GTTCATCAAGCGGAAGAAGTTTGACGATGAGCTGGTAGAGAGCAGCCTTGCCAAATCCTCTAGCCGGGCTAAGGGCGCCGGTGGGGTCGAGCCCGGGCGCTGCTCAGGCAGCGAGCCCTCCTCTAGCGAGAAAAAGAAG GTTTCCAAGTCTGTGTCCACCCCCATCGCACCCAGCCCAGTCCCGACCCCCGGCCTCGCCAAGCGGATGAAGAAGAGCAAACAGCCCCTGCAGGTGACGAAGGACCTGGGGCGCTGGAAACCCGCTGACGACCTTTTGCTCATCAATGCTGTGCTGCAG ACCAATGACTTGACCTCCGTGCACTTGGGCGTGAAGTTCAGCTGCCGCTTCAACCTGCGGGAGATCCAGGAGCGGTGGTACGCGCTCCTCTATGACCCCATCATCTCCAA ACTGGCCTGCCAGGCCATGCGGCAGCTGCACCCAGAGGCGATCGCCGCCATCCAGAGCAAAGTGCTGTTCAGCAAagctgaggagcagctgctgaaCAAGGTGGGATCG ACCAGCCAGCCCACGCTCGACACCTTCCAGGAGCTGCTCCACAAGCATCCTGATGTCTTTTACCCCTCCCGGACGGCCAAGGCTCTGCAGCTCCACTGGCAGCTCATGAAGCAGTACTACCTGCTGGATGACCAGACCG TGCAGCCGCTGCCCAAGGGTGACCAAGTGCTGAACTTCTCGGATGCTGAGGACATGCTTGATGACAGCAAGCTGAA GGATGTGCGGGACGAGGTGCTAGAGCACG agCTGACTGTGGCCGACCGGCGCCAGAAGCGGGAGATCcggcagctggagcaggagctgcacaaATGGCAGGTGCTGGTCGATAGCATCACAG GCATGAGCTCCCCAGACTTTGACAGCCAGACACTGGCCGTACTGCGGGGCCGCATGGTGCGGTACCTCATGCGTTCCCGGGAG ATCACGCTGGGCAGAGCCACAAAGGACAACCAGATCGATGTGGACCTGGCGCTGGAGGGACCGGCCTGGAAGATCTCCCGCAAACAGG GCGTCATCAAGTTGAAGAATAATGGGGATTTCTTCATCGCTAATGAGGGCCGGCGCCCCATCTACATCGATGGGCGCCCCGTGCTTGGTGGCAACAAGTGGAAGCTGAACAACAACTCGGTGGTGGAG ATCGCCAGCCTCCGCTTTGTCTTCCTCATCAACCAGGACCTGATTGCCCTCATCAAGGCAGAGGCGGCCAAGCTGGCCCAGCAGTGA